Proteins from a genomic interval of Streptomyces fodineus:
- a CDS encoding FadR/GntR family transcriptional regulator produces MAARDLQERIKKLIVDRRLPSGAPLPTEPELMEFLGASRNSVREALKALQAMGIVEIRHGFGTYVGSMSFAPMIEGLAFRTVAGHYRGEDSLLQLLELREAVETGLVSRLAGRLPEADLVELDALVDRMEREAAEGAGLAETDRAFHATLYRGLDNVLLSEVLEAFWDAFHRVQRDLVDVPQDPRVTCRQHREILDAVRSGDSLRAEEAIRDHFGNIRVRLSTTGTPRPPVATGTPRPPGTTGALPPPEPHARHNERV; encoded by the coding sequence ATGGCAGCCCGGGACCTTCAGGAGCGGATCAAGAAGCTGATCGTGGACCGGCGGCTGCCCTCGGGCGCCCCGCTGCCGACCGAGCCCGAGCTGATGGAGTTCCTCGGGGCCAGCCGGAACTCCGTACGGGAGGCCCTGAAGGCGCTGCAGGCGATGGGCATCGTGGAGATCCGGCACGGCTTCGGGACCTACGTCGGCTCGATGTCGTTCGCGCCGATGATCGAGGGGCTGGCCTTCCGCACCGTCGCCGGGCACTACCGGGGCGAGGACTCCCTGCTGCAGCTGCTGGAGCTGCGCGAGGCCGTGGAGACCGGGCTGGTCTCGCGGCTGGCCGGGCGGCTGCCCGAGGCGGACCTCGTTGAACTGGATGCCCTCGTGGACCGTATGGAACGGGAGGCCGCCGAGGGGGCGGGCCTCGCCGAGACCGACCGGGCCTTTCACGCCACCCTCTACCGGGGGCTGGACAACGTGCTGCTGAGCGAGGTGCTGGAGGCGTTCTGGGACGCCTTCCACCGGGTACAGCGGGATCTCGTGGACGTGCCGCAGGACCCCAGGGTCACCTGCCGGCAGCACCGGGAGATCCTGGACGCGGTCCGGTCCGGCGACTCACTGCGGGCGGAGGAGGCGATAAGGGACCACTTCGGCAACATCCGTGTCCGCCTCTCCACCACCGGCACGCCCCGGCCACCCGTGGCCACCGGCACACCCCGGCCACCCGGGACCACCGGCGCGCTCCCGCCCCCCGAGCCCCACGCGCGCCACAATGAACGGGTTTGA
- a CDS encoding HAD-IIA family hydrolase — MADRKPIESWLTDMDGVLIHEGVPIPGAEAFLKKLRESGRPFLVLTNNSIYTARDLHARLRRMGLDVPVENIWTSALATAQFLDDQRPGGTAYVIGEAGLTTALHDIGYILTDHEPDFVILGETRTYSFEALTKAVRLINDGARFIATNPDNVGPSTEGDLPATGSVAALITAATGKKPYFVGKPNPLMMRAGLNAIGAHSETSAMIGDRMDTDVLAGLEAGMRTFLVLSGVTQPDVVDDYPFRPSRVVDSIADLVDLV, encoded by the coding sequence ATGGCAGACCGCAAGCCCATCGAGTCATGGCTCACCGACATGGACGGCGTCCTGATCCACGAGGGCGTCCCGATCCCCGGCGCCGAGGCCTTCCTGAAGAAGCTGCGTGAGTCCGGGCGGCCCTTCCTGGTGCTCACCAACAATTCCATCTACACCGCCCGTGATCTGCACGCCCGGCTGCGCCGGATGGGCCTGGACGTGCCGGTGGAGAACATCTGGACCTCGGCGCTCGCCACCGCCCAGTTCCTGGACGACCAGCGGCCCGGCGGCACCGCCTATGTGATCGGCGAGGCGGGCCTGACCACGGCGCTGCACGACATCGGCTACATCCTCACCGACCACGAACCCGACTTCGTGATACTGGGCGAGACCCGCACCTACTCCTTCGAGGCCCTGACGAAGGCCGTGCGGCTGATCAACGACGGTGCCCGGTTCATCGCCACCAACCCCGACAACGTCGGCCCGTCCACCGAGGGCGACCTGCCCGCCACCGGCTCGGTCGCCGCCCTGATCACCGCCGCGACCGGCAAGAAGCCGTACTTCGTCGGCAAGCCCAACCCGCTGATGATGCGGGCCGGCCTGAACGCCATCGGCGCCCACTCCGAGACCTCCGCGATGATCGGCGACCGCATGGACACCGACGTCCTCGCGGGCCTGGAGGCCGGAATGCGCACCTTCCTGGTGCTCAGCGGCGTCACCCAGCCCGACGTCGTCGACGACTACCCGTTCCGTCCCTCGCGGGTCGTCGACTCCATCGCGGATCTGGTGGACCTCGTCTGA
- a CDS encoding class F sortase, with translation MSDDHGRATGTGRLATGLTWALLLLGLWLWGRGLTGVPHSTHAPATGDLFADPALMPRPAQPLGDAVPQRVDIPRLGVQAPVVSRGLDAQGAVDPPPFDQPGVVGWYGAGTRPGAEGAALMVGHVDTETRPAVFYKLSTLKPGNTVRVVRSDGKVAEFTIDDVRVLPRAGFDARQAYGPRRPGRAELRLITCGGSFDRVGRSYTANVVVDAYLTGTAR, from the coding sequence ATGTCCGACGACCACGGGCGCGCCACCGGCACCGGGCGGCTCGCCACCGGCCTGACCTGGGCGCTGCTGCTGCTCGGCCTGTGGCTGTGGGGGCGCGGCCTGACCGGCGTACCGCACTCCACGCACGCCCCCGCCACGGGCGACCTGTTCGCCGACCCGGCCCTGATGCCCCGCCCGGCCCAGCCGCTCGGGGATGCCGTGCCGCAGCGCGTCGACATTCCCCGGCTGGGCGTCCAGGCGCCGGTGGTGAGCCGGGGCCTGGACGCCCAGGGCGCCGTGGACCCACCGCCGTTCGACCAGCCGGGCGTGGTCGGCTGGTACGGCGCCGGCACCCGGCCCGGCGCCGAGGGAGCCGCGCTCATGGTCGGGCACGTCGACACCGAGACCCGGCCCGCCGTCTTCTACAAGCTCAGCACGCTCAAGCCCGGCAACACGGTCCGGGTGGTCCGCTCGGACGGCAAGGTCGCCGAGTTCACCATCGACGACGTCCGTGTCCTGCCCCGCGCCGGCTTCGACGCCCGGCAGGCCTACGGCCCCCGCAGGCCCGGCCGCGCCGAGCTGCGCCTGATCACCTGTGGCGGCTCCTTCGACCGCGTCGGCCGCAGCTACACCGCCAACGTGGTGGTCGACGCGTACCTCACGGGAACCGCCCGCTGA
- a CDS encoding glycosyltransferase family 2 protein, whose translation MTSTPTGAGPSHHHDDPSQTTQLRAIGHRTGQFRRIRKSLPRYDYEHYSRLAGPLTQPDPAGPYKVQYRSLLSQEPHRVRAALMLGAAPVLSLVLLFWLLQPAHWTERDYPAYDFLPDLDIVMLVSIGLIESFRCMNVLSNAHATLVARDPVPVIPETGTKVAFITTFVPGKEPLEMVTKTLEAAVRLRHRGLLHVWLLDEGDDAAVKEVCARLGVHHFTRKGVARWNQPKGPHRAKTKHGNYNAWLEAHGDDYDFFASVDTDHVPLPNYLERMLGYFRDPDVGFVIGPQVYGNYDTFVTKAAESQQFLFHALIQRAGNRYGAPMFVGTSNAVRIRAIKQIGGLYDSITEDMATGFEMHRAKNPATGRKWRSVYTPDVLAVGEGPNAWTDFFTQQLRWSRGTYETILKQYWKGLFTLPPGKLFNYTMMIIFYPMSALNWILAALSCALFLGLGASGVNIDPTVWLMLYGNASALQIGLYIWNRRHNVSPHEPEGSGGVAGMVMSALSAPIYARSLMDAVLRRKSRFVVTPKGESASPDTLFGTFRVHWFFILVFAGSLTAGFVFGHSHPAMITWASFALLITASPIFAWRYTLHRERKKPAAATALAEPQDAVPAPYAAHLPLKRPTWAGGEPHGDRGEDRAGENEQTMQIALGGLGGSKE comes from the coding sequence ATGACGTCGACGCCGACGGGCGCCGGACCGAGCCACCATCACGACGACCCGTCACAGACCACACAGCTCAGGGCGATCGGTCACCGGACGGGCCAGTTCCGCCGGATAAGGAAGAGCCTGCCGAGATACGACTACGAGCACTACAGCCGGCTCGCGGGCCCCCTGACCCAGCCCGACCCGGCGGGGCCGTACAAGGTGCAGTACCGGTCGCTGCTCTCGCAGGAGCCGCACCGCGTCCGCGCCGCGCTCATGCTGGGCGCGGCCCCCGTGCTCTCCCTGGTCCTGCTGTTCTGGCTGCTGCAGCCCGCGCACTGGACCGAACGCGACTATCCCGCCTACGACTTCCTGCCGGACCTCGACATCGTCATGCTCGTCTCGATCGGCCTGATCGAGTCATTCCGCTGCATGAACGTGCTGTCCAACGCGCACGCCACGCTCGTCGCCCGCGACCCGGTCCCGGTAATCCCCGAGACCGGCACCAAGGTCGCCTTCATCACCACCTTCGTGCCCGGCAAGGAGCCGCTGGAGATGGTGACGAAGACCCTGGAGGCGGCGGTGAGACTGCGCCACCGGGGCCTGCTGCACGTGTGGTTGCTGGACGAGGGCGACGATGCGGCCGTGAAGGAGGTCTGCGCCCGGCTCGGCGTGCACCACTTCACCCGCAAGGGCGTCGCGCGGTGGAACCAGCCCAAGGGCCCGCACCGCGCCAAGACCAAGCACGGCAACTACAACGCCTGGCTGGAGGCGCACGGCGACGACTACGACTTCTTCGCCTCGGTCGACACCGACCATGTGCCGCTGCCCAACTACCTGGAGCGGATGCTCGGTTACTTCCGCGACCCGGACGTCGGCTTCGTCATCGGCCCGCAGGTGTACGGCAACTACGACACGTTCGTCACCAAGGCCGCCGAATCCCAGCAGTTCCTCTTCCACGCCCTGATCCAGCGCGCCGGCAACCGCTACGGCGCCCCCATGTTCGTCGGCACCTCCAACGCCGTACGGATCAGAGCCATCAAACAGATCGGCGGCCTGTACGACTCCATCACCGAGGACATGGCGACGGGCTTCGAGATGCACCGCGCCAAGAACCCGGCCACGGGCCGGAAGTGGAGGTCGGTCTACACCCCGGACGTGCTCGCGGTCGGTGAAGGCCCCAATGCCTGGACGGACTTCTTCACCCAGCAGCTGCGCTGGTCCCGGGGCACGTACGAGACGATCCTCAAGCAGTACTGGAAGGGCCTGTTCACCCTGCCGCCGGGCAAGCTCTTCAACTACACGATGATGATCATCTTCTACCCGATGTCCGCCCTCAACTGGATCCTCGCGGCGCTGAGTTGCGCGCTGTTCCTGGGCCTGGGCGCCTCGGGTGTGAACATCGACCCGACCGTGTGGCTGATGCTGTACGGCAACGCCTCCGCCCTCCAGATCGGCCTGTACATCTGGAACCGGCGGCACAATGTCTCCCCGCACGAGCCGGAGGGCTCCGGCGGTGTCGCGGGCATGGTGATGTCCGCGCTGTCCGCGCCGATCTACGCGCGCTCCCTGATGGACGCCGTGCTGCGCCGCAAGAGCAGGTTCGTGGTGACGCCCAAGGGCGAATCGGCCAGCCCCGACACGTTGTTCGGGACGTTCCGGGTCCACTGGTTCTTCATCCTGGTCTTCGCCGGCTCGCTCACCGCCGGCTTCGTGTTCGGGCACTCCCACCCCGCGATGATCACCTGGGCGTCGTTCGCCCTGCTGATCACCGCCTCGCCGATCTTCGCCTGGCGGTACACGCTGCATCGGGAGCGGAAGAAGCCGGCGGCGGCCACGGCGCTCGCCGAACCGCAGGACGCGGTGCCCGCGCCGTACGCGGCCCATCTGCCGCTCAAGCGGCCCACCTGGGCGGGCGGCGAGCCGCACGGGGACCGTGGCGAGGACCGGGCCGGGGAGAACGAGCAGACCATGCAGATCGCCCTTGGCGGACTTGGGGGAAGTAAGGAATGA
- a CDS encoding kelch motif-containing protein, whose protein sequence is MKDQAGRRRARRLAIGTAVVLALAGMNGPWLYRFGTAQYHQYKINRPEYKAANGHWDIIEFPPEYRQDTIHAALLHTGKVLLVAGSGNNQDNFNKKKFDTRIWDPVKGTIKKVPTPNDLFCTGHTQLADGNLLIAGGTKRYEKLKGDVKKAGGVMILYNENPDKPITLPAGTKFTGKTNGRTFASQDSVLVPRARKVFDRTGKWLRNNPGYGRVYVEAQAEGSQYETGTQDNYRIQGLTGADARNTYGIAQKLALDKKDFEGIKDSYEFDPVAERYIKVDPMNEARWYPTLTTLSDGKILSVSGLDDIGQLVPGKNEIFDPATKKWTYTSTTRQFPTYPALFLMQNGKIFYSGSNAGYGPDNVGREPGIWDIDTNKFSKLPGLSDPNMMETSGTVLLPPAQNEKFMVIGGGGVGESKLSSNRTRLIDLKDRNPKFVDGPQLEKGTRYPQSSILPDDTVLVSGGSQDYRGRGDSNILQARLYHPDSNSFTQVADPLVGRNYHSGSILLPDGRVMFFGSDSLYGDKANTKPGKFEQRIEIYTPPYLYRGSRPTLGGGPQTIARGASGTFTSDHAASIKKVRLIRPSASTHVTDVDQRSIALDFKTAGDKITVTMPTSRNLVQSGWYMLFVDDDQGTPSKAQWVKVP, encoded by the coding sequence ATGAAGGACCAGGCCGGCCGCCGTCGCGCCCGCAGGCTCGCGATCGGTACGGCGGTGGTACTCGCGCTGGCCGGGATGAACGGGCCGTGGCTCTACCGCTTCGGCACCGCGCAGTACCACCAGTACAAGATCAACAGACCCGAGTACAAAGCCGCGAACGGCCACTGGGACATCATCGAGTTCCCTCCGGAGTACCGCCAGGACACCATCCACGCGGCCCTCCTGCACACCGGCAAGGTGCTGCTGGTCGCCGGCTCGGGCAACAACCAGGACAACTTCAACAAGAAGAAGTTCGACACCCGGATCTGGGACCCGGTCAAGGGCACGATCAAGAAGGTGCCCACACCCAACGACCTGTTCTGCACCGGCCACACCCAGCTCGCCGACGGCAACCTGCTGATCGCGGGCGGCACCAAGCGGTACGAGAAGCTCAAGGGCGACGTCAAGAAGGCCGGCGGCGTCATGATCCTCTACAACGAGAACCCGGACAAGCCGATCACCCTGCCCGCGGGCACCAAGTTCACCGGCAAGACCAACGGCAGGACGTTCGCCTCCCAGGACTCGGTCCTGGTCCCGCGCGCCCGGAAGGTCTTCGACAGGACCGGCAAGTGGCTGCGGAACAACCCCGGTTACGGCCGGGTCTACGTCGAGGCGCAGGCGGAGGGCAGCCAGTACGAGACCGGCACCCAGGACAACTACCGCATCCAGGGCCTGACCGGCGCCGACGCACGCAACACCTACGGCATCGCGCAGAAGCTCGCCCTCGACAAGAAGGACTTCGAAGGGATCAAGGACTCCTACGAGTTCGACCCGGTCGCCGAGCGGTACATCAAGGTCGACCCGATGAACGAGGCCCGCTGGTACCCGACGCTGACCACCCTGTCGGACGGCAAGATCCTCAGTGTCTCCGGCCTGGACGACATCGGCCAGCTGGTGCCGGGCAAGAACGAGATCTTCGACCCGGCGACGAAGAAGTGGACGTACACCAGCACCACCCGGCAGTTCCCGACGTATCCGGCACTGTTCCTGATGCAGAACGGGAAGATCTTCTACTCGGGTTCGAACGCGGGGTACGGGCCGGACAACGTGGGCCGGGAACCCGGTATCTGGGACATCGACACCAACAAGTTCAGCAAGCTGCCCGGGCTCAGCGACCCGAACATGATGGAGACCTCCGGGACCGTGCTGCTGCCTCCGGCGCAGAACGAGAAGTTCATGGTGATCGGGGGCGGCGGGGTCGGTGAGTCGAAGCTGTCCAGCAACAGGACACGGCTGATCGATCTCAAGGACAGGAATCCCAAGTTCGTGGACGGCCCGCAGCTGGAGAAGGGGACCCGGTATCCGCAGTCCTCGATCCTGCCCGACGACACGGTCCTGGTCTCCGGCGGTTCGCAGGACTACCGGGGTCGCGGCGACTCCAACATCCTCCAGGCGCGGCTGTACCACCCGGACAGCAACAGCTTCACGCAGGTCGCCGACCCGCTGGTGGGGCGGAACTACCACTCCGGGTCGATCCTGCTGCCGGACGGGCGGGTGATGTTCTTCGGGTCCGACTCGCTGTACGGGGACAAGGCGAACACCAAGCCGGGGAAGTTCGAGCAGCGGATCGAGATCTACACGCCGCCGTATCTCTACCGGGGGTCTCGCCCGACGCTCGGTGGAGGCCCGCAGACGATCGCCCGCGGCGCTTCGGGGACGTTCACGTCGGATCACGCGGCCAGTATCAAGAAGGTGCGGTTGATCCGGCCGAGCGCTTCGACGCATGTGACGGACGTCGACCAGCGCTCGATCGCCCTGGACTTCAAGACGGCCGGGGACAAGATCACGGTGACCATGCCCACGAGCCGGAATCTGGTGCAGTCCGGGTGGTACATGCTGTTCGTGGACGACGACCAGGGGACGCCGTCCAAGGCCCAATGGGTCAAGGTCCCGTAG
- a CDS encoding glycoside hydrolase family 6 protein — MDDSRGARACARASAAVVLGAVLLLAGCSSAGGDKNGDPQARITQQPKNADPFWVNPDGTAARQLSAYAKSGDKTNAEQIRKIAEQPVGEWIGPENPEKEARGFTEAAEKSDRTALLVLYDIPHRDCGQYSGGGAADGNAYRAWIDGVAQGIQDRSAIVILEPDAVLHLVDGCTPAQFHEERYDLLKGAIAKLKSLKNTKVYLDAGNAGWGHPDQIFPSLEQAGVAQADGFSVNVSNFYSTQDSIAYGKQLSSKVGGKHFVIDTSRNGNGPYTSGDPAQRWCNPPGRALGEAPTTKTADPLVDAYLWVKRPGESDGTCKGGPKAGQWWASYALTLAANSK, encoded by the coding sequence ATGGACGACAGCAGGGGGGCCCGTGCTTGCGCGCGGGCGTCGGCGGCCGTGGTGCTGGGGGCGGTACTGCTGCTCGCCGGATGCTCCTCCGCGGGAGGGGACAAGAACGGGGACCCGCAGGCCCGGATCACCCAACAGCCCAAGAACGCCGACCCGTTCTGGGTGAACCCGGACGGCACCGCGGCCCGCCAGCTCTCCGCCTACGCCAAGTCCGGCGACAAGACGAACGCCGAGCAGATCCGGAAGATCGCCGAGCAGCCGGTCGGGGAGTGGATCGGCCCGGAGAACCCGGAGAAGGAGGCCCGCGGCTTCACCGAGGCCGCCGAGAAGTCCGACCGCACGGCCCTGCTCGTCCTCTACGACATCCCGCACCGCGACTGCGGCCAGTACTCTGGAGGAGGCGCCGCCGACGGCAACGCCTACCGCGCCTGGATCGACGGGGTCGCGCAGGGCATCCAGGACCGCTCCGCCATCGTGATCCTCGAACCCGACGCCGTCCTCCACCTCGTGGACGGCTGCACCCCGGCCCAGTTCCACGAGGAGCGCTACGACCTCCTCAAGGGCGCGATCGCCAAGCTCAAGTCCCTGAAGAACACGAAGGTCTACCTGGACGCGGGCAATGCCGGCTGGGGCCACCCCGACCAGATCTTCCCGTCCCTGGAGCAGGCGGGCGTCGCCCAGGCCGACGGCTTCTCCGTCAACGTCTCCAACTTCTACTCCACCCAGGACTCCATCGCCTACGGCAAGCAGCTGTCGTCGAAGGTGGGCGGCAAACACTTCGTCATCGACACGAGCAGGAACGGCAACGGCCCCTACACGTCCGGCGACCCGGCCCAGCGGTGGTGCAACCCGCCGGGCCGGGCCCTCGGAGAAGCCCCGACGACGAAGACGGCCGACCCCCTGGTGGACGCCTACCTGTGGGTCAAGCGGCCGGGGGAGTCGGACGGGACGTGCAAGGGCGGCCCGAAGGCCGGGCAATGGTGGGCGAGTTACGCCCTCACCCTGGCCGCGAACAGCAAGTGA
- a CDS encoding peptidoglycan-binding protein, whose amino-acid sequence MTAPAFEEFNPASDCDCPGCAQGRRAGPRPSPGRTGGSPAACGIVVVAAASAVLGAAAPAAALTPGRPAEGRPHIPGDEESDTPQGPPGPLYGPAGAPAKPETVPLPTTTRTKIINRAKVWVTAQVPYSMSAYWSDGYRQDCSGYVSMAWGLPSNEWTGSLDQFGVKITKNDLQPGDILLYHNPDNPEQGSHVVIFGGWTDYTHTYYTVYEQTPPHARSQPTPYPYWSNADKYVPYRYKGLVADAAGGKSAGHRTSALRPGAVSFGLGAGNPYVTRFGEMWVARGGRSAPVPAVPDRAAARAVPAAYEVPRAYEVPPARGVPAAYGVPGYPGRGHFRPGAENAYVTQLRRRLVEKGFGRFYADAPGPRWGDADRRAVEAFQRAQGWRGGAADGYPGPETWRRLFEDADPEHVTGL is encoded by the coding sequence ATGACTGCTCCGGCCTTCGAGGAGTTCAACCCCGCGAGCGACTGCGACTGTCCCGGCTGCGCCCAGGGGCGCCGGGCCGGTCCCCGCCCGTCGCCCGGCCGCACCGGCGGCTCCCCGGCGGCCTGCGGCATCGTGGTCGTGGCCGCCGCGTCCGCCGTCCTCGGCGCGGCGGCCCCGGCCGCCGCCCTCACCCCCGGCCGGCCCGCCGAGGGTCGTCCGCACATCCCCGGCGACGAGGAGTCCGACACCCCCCAGGGCCCCCCGGGCCCGCTGTACGGCCCGGCCGGCGCACCGGCCAAGCCCGAGACCGTGCCCCTCCCCACGACCACCCGGACCAAGATCATCAACCGGGCCAAGGTCTGGGTGACCGCACAGGTGCCGTACAGCATGAGCGCCTACTGGTCCGACGGCTATCGCCAGGACTGCTCCGGCTATGTCTCCATGGCCTGGGGCCTGCCCAGCAACGAGTGGACGGGCAGCCTCGACCAGTTCGGAGTGAAGATCACCAAGAATGACCTCCAGCCCGGGGACATCCTGCTCTACCACAACCCCGACAACCCCGAGCAAGGCTCCCATGTGGTGATCTTCGGCGGCTGGACGGACTACACGCACACCTACTACACGGTCTACGAACAGACACCCCCGCACGCCCGCAGCCAGCCCACCCCCTATCCCTACTGGAGTAACGCCGACAAGTACGTCCCCTACCGCTACAAGGGCCTGGTCGCCGACGCGGCGGGCGGGAAGTCGGCCGGCCACCGCACGAGCGCCCTCCGTCCGGGTGCCGTCTCCTTCGGCCTCGGCGCCGGCAACCCGTACGTCACCCGGTTCGGCGAGATGTGGGTGGCCCGGGGCGGCCGCAGCGCGCCGGTCCCGGCGGTGCCGGATCGGGCCGCCGCGCGCGCGGTGCCCGCCGCGTACGAGGTACCCCGTGCGTACGAGGTACCCCCCGCGCGCGGGGTGCCCGCCGCGTACGGGGTGCCGGGCTACCCCGGCCGGGGCCACTTCCGTCCGGGCGCGGAGAACGCCTATGTCACACAGCTGCGCCGCCGGCTGGTGGAGAAAGGGTTCGGCAGGTTCTACGCCGACGCTCCCGGTCCGCGCTGGGGCGACGCGGACCGGCGTGCGGTGGAGGCCTTCCAGCGCGCCCAGGGCTGGCGCGGCGGCGCGGCCGACGGCTATCCGGGGCCGGAGACCTGGCGCCGGCTGTTCGAGGACGCCGACCCGGAGCACGTGACCGGCCTCTGA
- a CDS encoding lytic polysaccharide monooxygenase auxiliary activity family 9 protein — protein MRTKTKLSAVVLGAVTAGAFALSTGGASGHGYTDLPISRQKLCANGTVTGCGDIQYEPQSVEGPKGFPAAGPADGQICNGGLSRFAQLSSPRTPSGGAWPTTRVTGGQTYTFRWQFTAMHATTDFRYFVTKQGWNQNHALSRSDLNLTPFLTVPYNGRRPPATLSHSGTLPSGLSGHHVIVAVWTIADTGNAFYACSDVAF, from the coding sequence ATGCGCACCAAGACCAAGTTGTCCGCGGTCGTGCTCGGGGCGGTGACCGCCGGAGCGTTCGCACTCTCCACCGGCGGCGCCAGCGGGCACGGCTACACCGACCTCCCCATCAGCAGGCAGAAGCTCTGTGCCAACGGCACGGTGACGGGCTGCGGCGACATCCAGTACGAGCCGCAGAGCGTCGAGGGCCCCAAGGGCTTCCCGGCCGCGGGGCCCGCCGACGGCCAGATCTGCAACGGCGGCCTGAGCCGGTTCGCCCAGCTCAGCTCGCCCAGGACCCCGTCCGGCGGAGCCTGGCCCACCACCAGGGTGACGGGCGGCCAGACGTACACCTTCCGCTGGCAGTTCACCGCCATGCACGCCACGACGGACTTCAGGTACTTCGTCACCAAGCAGGGCTGGAACCAGAACCACGCCCTGTCCCGCTCGGACCTCAACCTCACCCCGTTCCTGACGGTCCCGTACAACGGCCGGCGCCCGCCGGCCACCCTCAGCCACAGCGGCACCCTGCCGAGCGGGCTGAGCGGGCACCACGTCATCGTCGCGGTGTGGACGATCGCCGACACCGGCAACGCGTTCTACGCCTGCTCGGACGTCGCCTTCTGA
- a CDS encoding SPFH domain-containing protein, producing MSTTTEHTSAESEDPAEEAVGPGGSPARLIENETTTEIPVHLLFRDDPDPMNPVNPVKVPLRPAVVARRQGTGEQPRFRRAAPVCRRPLPKTDPELVERPARVLPGAAGVLAGAGGVTGCLATSWWAGQLPPVAVEVLRLPALAGAGLGPAQWAAYAGAGVLGMFGFAGLVRGRAGRAWVLGLFGRYRGTVRRTGLLWVNPLLPRRQVDVRLRHWRSESLPAADPDGVALRVVVLVVWRVRDTARAVLGIEDHERYLRECVEAALARVPVEPAGGTRGGVTAAGDALTRLVAEEAEPVGLQVFSVRPVRVEYAPEVAAAVNRRRIARLDARQRAGMLSSVVDSVEDTVTRLTARGLVELDDYERKALVRDLTVAFCSGRADLS from the coding sequence ATGAGTACGACCACGGAACACACATCGGCCGAATCCGAGGACCCTGCGGAGGAGGCCGTGGGGCCGGGCGGGTCTCCGGCCCGGCTGATCGAGAACGAGACGACCACCGAGATCCCCGTCCATCTGCTCTTCCGTGACGACCCCGACCCGATGAATCCGGTGAACCCGGTGAAGGTGCCGCTCCGGCCCGCCGTGGTGGCCCGCCGGCAGGGCACCGGAGAGCAGCCGCGGTTCAGGCGCGCGGCGCCGGTGTGCCGCCGGCCGCTGCCCAAGACCGACCCGGAGCTGGTGGAGCGCCCGGCGCGGGTGCTGCCGGGGGCGGCCGGGGTGCTCGCCGGAGCGGGCGGGGTCACCGGGTGCCTGGCCACCTCGTGGTGGGCGGGGCAGCTTCCGCCGGTCGCGGTGGAGGTGCTGCGGCTGCCCGCCCTCGCGGGCGCGGGGCTCGGTCCGGCGCAGTGGGCGGCGTACGCCGGGGCCGGGGTGCTCGGGATGTTCGGCTTCGCCGGACTGGTCCGGGGGCGGGCCGGGCGGGCCTGGGTGCTCGGCCTGTTCGGCCGCTACCGGGGGACGGTCCGGCGGACCGGACTGCTCTGGGTGAACCCGCTGCTACCGCGCCGCCAGGTCGACGTACGGCTGCGGCACTGGCGCAGCGAGTCGCTGCCGGCGGCGGATCCGGACGGGGTGGCGCTCCGGGTGGTGGTGCTGGTGGTGTGGCGGGTGCGGGACACCGCGCGGGCCGTGCTCGGCATCGAGGACCACGAGAGGTATCTGCGCGAGTGTGTGGAGGCGGCGCTGGCCAGGGTGCCGGTGGAGCCGGCGGGCGGGACCCGGGGCGGGGTGACGGCGGCCGGGGACGCGCTGACCCGGCTGGTGGCCGAGGAGGCCGAGCCGGTCGGCCTCCAGGTGTTCTCGGTGCGGCCGGTGCGGGTGGAGTACGCCCCGGAGGTCGCCGCCGCCGTGAACCGACGCCGGATCGCCCGGCTCGACGCCCGGCAGCGGGCCGGGATGCTCAGCTCGGTGGTGGACTCGGTGGAGGACACGGTGACCCGGCTGACCGCGCGCGGCCTGGTCGAACTCGACGACTACGAACGGAAGGCACTGGTACGGGACCTGACGGTCGCCTTCTGCTCGGGACGCGCGGACCTCTCCTAG